One window of Anaerolineae bacterium genomic DNA carries:
- the hisI gene encoding phosphoribosyl-AMP cyclohydrolase has product MQRSSPLRTAWAWRWYSPACGIFGIRSATVPGVPVSGEGLPALKFDERGLIPAVVQDVHTLQVLMVAYMNAEALQRTLETGEAHFWSRSRQGLWHKGATSGNIQKVVEIRVDCDADTLLLLVEPAGPACHTGNTSCFYRRYPALTFALWPPAPSTDNPTTD; this is encoded by the coding sequence ATGCAGAGGTCATCGCCGCTGCGAACCGCCTGGGCCTGGCGATGGTATTCACCGGCGTGCGGCATTTTCGGCATTAGGAGTGCTACGGTGCCAGGTGTTCCAGTATCAGGAGAAGGTCTCCCTGCCCTCAAATTCGACGAACGCGGCCTGATCCCGGCCGTGGTGCAGGATGTCCACACCCTCCAGGTACTCATGGTAGCCTACATGAATGCCGAAGCCTTGCAGCGCACCCTGGAAACCGGCGAGGCACACTTCTGGTCGCGCAGCCGGCAGGGACTCTGGCACAAGGGCGCGACCTCGGGCAACATCCAGAAAGTCGTCGAAATCCGAGTGGACTGTGATGCTGATACCCTCTTGCTGCTGGTAGAACCCGCCGGCCCGGCCTGTCACACGGGCAACACCTCGTGCTTCTACCGTCGCTACCCTGCCTTGACCTTTGCTCTCTGGCCCCCGGCCCCAAGCACGGACAACCCCACCACGGATTGA
- the hisE gene encoding phosphoribosyl-ATP diphosphatase, giving the protein MNLTQLYTILKERQAHPHPESYTARLLAEGLPRIAQKVGEEATEVVVATLSQDDRRLTEEIADLAYHVLVLMVARGLTPEDIAAELERRHR; this is encoded by the coding sequence ATGAACCTCACCCAACTCTACACCATCCTGAAAGAGCGCCAGGCCCATCCCCACCCGGAATCCTACACGGCCCGCCTCCTGGCCGAGGGCCTGCCGCGCATTGCCCAAAAAGTGGGCGAAGAGGCCACCGAAGTGGTGGTGGCCACCCTGAGCCAGGACGACCGCCGACTGACAGAGGAAATCGCCGACCTGGCTTATCATGTCCTCGTGCTCATGGTCGCCCGCGGCCTCACCCCGGAAGACATCGCCGCTGAACTGGAGCGCCGCCACCGATGA
- a CDS encoding helix-turn-helix transcriptional regulator: MNDHPTPKPIKIIRDLDTLKVLTDPLRMRILALLRHQPRTVKEVAQALAIPPTRLYYHFNLLERHDLIRVVGTRLVSGILEKRYQVTAFAFDVDHRLLALHAEEETGWPPSITRVVESLRQDLNTLVATGRLRHLMETASTQGTPVPLRLSHAMARLTPTQVAAFLDRLRRLVEEFEAHSPPADQESALYTLFLAFYPTPAPPEEATQPPDQNNLEDTV; this comes from the coding sequence ATGAATGACCATCCTACCCCCAAACCCATCAAAATCATCCGCGATCTGGACACCCTTAAGGTGCTCACCGATCCCTTGCGGATGCGCATCCTGGCCCTGCTGCGCCACCAGCCTCGCACCGTGAAGGAAGTCGCCCAGGCCCTGGCCATCCCCCCCACGCGCCTGTACTACCACTTCAACCTATTGGAACGCCACGACCTCATCCGTGTGGTGGGCACCCGCCTGGTCTCCGGCATCCTCGAGAAACGATATCAGGTCACGGCCTTCGCTTTCGATGTGGACCATCGGCTGTTGGCCCTGCACGCCGAAGAGGAGACGGGCTGGCCCCCCTCCATAACGCGTGTCGTGGAGAGCCTGCGGCAGGACCTAAACACACTGGTGGCCACCGGTCGGCTGCGGCACCTCATGGAAACCGCCTCCACCCAGGGTACGCCGGTCCCCTTGCGCCTTTCCCACGCCATGGCGCGGCTCACCCCCACACAAGTGGCGGCCTTTCTCGACCGGCTGCGCCGCCTGGTCGAGGAGTTCGAGGCTCACAGTCCCCCCGCCGACCAGGAGAGCGCCCTCTACACTCTCTTCCTGGCCTTCTACCCCACCCCGGCGCCCCCAGAAGAGGCCACACAGCCGCCTGACCAGAACAACCTGGAGGATACCGTATGA